From Pseudovibrio sp. Tun.PSC04-5.I4, a single genomic window includes:
- a CDS encoding Gfo/Idh/MocA family oxidoreductase, whose protein sequence is MPKLNWGFLGTSFISLTMADAIQEEGSTRIHSVAGRSEVPLKVFAEKYDVEHTFDDFDELIDDEAVDIIYVALPNHVHHEYVIKAANAGKAILCEKSLSVDMERTDQALKAVAENNVFFVEGLMYLNHPFATALRDVVASGELGEIHSISAEYCASIARFVNPESKGALYNLGCYPTSLMHLLLQTAFQSSIFESYKISAMGRRGADGNICETAATLQFSNGVACQLHTAEDYGLHSAFTVLGSKASLVVNSNPWLPEAEGNTFTVTPYEQPGDTRVITADSNAFVYQIRAIRTAIDAGEKMLERPAPSMEDSRQIMKILTDWEAATIIA, encoded by the coding sequence ATGCCGAAACTGAACTGGGGCTTTCTGGGAACAAGCTTCATCTCCTTGACGATGGCAGACGCCATTCAGGAGGAAGGGTCTACACGGATACACTCTGTTGCAGGACGCTCAGAAGTTCCTCTAAAAGTTTTCGCTGAGAAATACGACGTAGAACACACCTTTGATGACTTTGACGAGCTTATTGATGATGAAGCCGTTGATATCATCTATGTTGCCCTGCCTAACCACGTTCACCATGAATATGTCATCAAGGCAGCGAATGCGGGCAAAGCCATCCTCTGCGAAAAATCACTCTCCGTGGATATGGAGAGAACAGATCAGGCGTTAAAAGCTGTTGCGGAAAACAATGTTTTCTTCGTTGAAGGGTTGATGTATCTGAACCACCCATTTGCCACTGCTCTTCGAGATGTGGTTGCCTCTGGTGAACTAGGTGAGATCCATTCAATCTCCGCTGAGTATTGTGCTTCTATTGCTCGGTTTGTGAACCCGGAAAGCAAAGGAGCGCTTTATAACCTCGGGTGTTACCCAACATCATTGATGCACTTACTGCTGCAAACAGCTTTCCAAAGTAGCATATTTGAGAGCTATAAGATCTCAGCTATGGGACGACGCGGTGCAGATGGAAATATCTGCGAGACAGCAGCAACGCTGCAGTTCAGCAACGGTGTCGCCTGCCAGCTTCACACAGCAGAAGATTATGGCCTGCATTCCGCTTTTACGGTGCTGGGGTCTAAAGCAAGTCTCGTGGTGAATTCCAATCCATGGCTGCCTGAGGCAGAAGGTAATACTTTCACCGTAACACCCTATGAGCAGCCCGGTGATACGCGTGTCATCACAGCAGACAGCAATGCCTTTGTCTATCAGATTCGTGCTATCCGTACTGCGATTGATGCAGGTGAGAAGATGCTGGAACGTCCGGCACCGTCCATGGAAGACAGTCGCCAGATCATGAAGATCCTCACTGATTGGGAAGCTGCAACCATCATTGCCTAA
- a CDS encoding peptidylprolyl isomerase, with product MANLYTNPNLGADGVPAGLDLPSTKVPPKSNPVLSEVSVNGVEIPELDILAEAQNHPAENPGQAVQAAARALVVRELLLQQARVLGISASPETLAEGSETMEDAAIRELIEIEVEVPLASQDECQRYYENNKARFSSEPIYEARHILFSAGSEQQTARSIAKARAMDVIKVLSDKPEAFADLAREYSACPSKEQGGNLGQLTKGSTVPEFEAALQTLQVGQITSEPVDSKFGYHIIALNRKIEGNILPFEHVEETIRAWLEAASWSRAVSQYIGILAGASEIKGINIAGTDSPLVQ from the coding sequence ATGGCTAATCTGTATACCAATCCAAACCTTGGTGCAGACGGTGTTCCGGCAGGTCTCGACCTGCCGAGTACCAAGGTTCCACCTAAAAGTAACCCAGTCCTCAGTGAAGTGTCGGTGAATGGCGTCGAAATCCCTGAACTGGACATTTTGGCAGAGGCCCAAAATCATCCCGCTGAAAATCCGGGTCAAGCCGTCCAAGCGGCTGCGCGGGCATTGGTGGTCCGCGAACTCCTGCTCCAACAAGCAAGAGTTCTGGGTATCAGCGCATCTCCTGAAACTTTGGCGGAAGGCAGCGAAACGATGGAGGATGCAGCCATTCGCGAGCTGATTGAGATTGAGGTCGAAGTTCCGCTAGCCTCTCAAGATGAGTGCCAGCGCTATTATGAAAACAACAAGGCACGTTTCAGCTCAGAGCCAATCTATGAGGCTCGGCACATCTTGTTCTCCGCAGGGTCTGAGCAACAAACAGCTCGCAGTATTGCCAAAGCGCGAGCGATGGATGTGATCAAGGTTCTCAGTGACAAACCAGAAGCCTTTGCGGACCTCGCGCGGGAATACTCTGCTTGTCCCTCTAAAGAGCAAGGCGGAAATCTGGGGCAGCTGACCAAAGGCAGCACAGTTCCAGAATTCGAAGCAGCTCTCCAAACCTTGCAAGTAGGGCAGATCACCAGTGAACCGGTGGACTCCAAATTCGGCTACCATATCATTGCCCTCAATCGGAAAATTGAAGGAAACATCCTGCCGTTTGAGCATGTAGAGGAAACAATTCGCGCATGGCTGGAGGCAGCAAGCTGGTCGCGAGCCGTATCGCAGTACATTGGTATTTTGGCAGGTGCCTCCGAGATAAAGGGAATAAATATCGCAGGAACGGATAGCCCATTGGTGCAGTAG
- the narJ gene encoding nitrate reductase molybdenum cofactor assembly chaperone, producing MIVSLKVLSLLLNYPTQALLDDLPALKQAVSTDKLLTAKAQKFFGNLCDDLAKQDIYDAQERYVFLFDRTRSHSLHLFEHVHGESRDRGQALVDLRDMYLKNGFAVDTTELPDFIPLFLEYLAHQSFPEAQEMLGQTAHIFEALRVRLKKKGSIYSNAFAAVSEISKAEPSQELLSDILAVPEDDPNDLEAMDRIWQEEAVKFGGNAGEGSCGPDRLRMQMRAADRRPPEVTTQNMQGEN from the coding sequence ATGATAGTCTCCTTAAAAGTCCTGTCTCTTCTGTTGAACTACCCAACTCAAGCGCTCCTGGATGACCTGCCTGCACTCAAGCAGGCGGTGAGTACTGATAAGCTGCTCACCGCAAAAGCACAAAAGTTTTTCGGTAACTTGTGCGATGATCTGGCAAAGCAGGATATTTACGACGCACAGGAACGATACGTCTTCCTGTTTGATCGCACGCGCTCTCATTCACTACACCTGTTTGAGCATGTGCATGGTGAAAGCCGGGATCGTGGTCAGGCACTGGTTGACCTGCGAGATATGTATTTGAAGAACGGATTTGCGGTCGATACCACAGAGTTACCGGACTTCATTCCGTTGTTCCTTGAATATCTTGCTCACCAATCCTTTCCAGAAGCGCAGGAAATGTTGGGTCAGACAGCGCATATCTTTGAAGCCTTGAGAGTACGGCTCAAAAAGAAGGGCTCAATCTACTCCAACGCCTTTGCCGCGGTCTCTGAGATCAGCAAAGCTGAGCCGTCACAAGAGCTTCTCTCCGACATTCTGGCTGTGCCGGAAGATGATCCAAATGATCTGGAAGCGATGGATCGCATTTGGCAGGAAGAGGCCGTCAAATTTGGCGGAAATGCAGGCGAAGGCAGTTGTGGTCCCGACCGCCTGAGAATGCAGATGAGAGCGGCGGACAGACGTCCGCCAGAAGTAACGACCCAGAACATGCAAGGGGAGAACTAG
- a CDS encoding ABC transporter permease produces the protein MIRFEPRSNVSSLYAFALPVLAGIAALALAAIPIASAGGEVFAAYGYMFKGAFGSKFAFSELLARATPLIFTGLAVSVAFRAKLWNIGAEGQLYVGALAAVAIGSGAITAPPYIMIPLIILAGMIAGGTLMLIPTLLKTRLGADEVVTTLLLNFVVLLVVQMMLEGPMKDPMGMGWPQSEPMTAAATLPKMMARMRVHWGLVIALVSALVIYVMMKRSVWGFEIRATGENVSAAKHAGIPVTSTFIKVGLISGALAGLAGVSEVAGLKGYLTADISPGFGYTGVVVAMLAGLSPIGVVVAAMFIAAVFVGADSMSRAMGVSSYIADLVVATSLLCVLVSSLFVRFKVRFVHPKKTRLAVKGEA, from the coding sequence ATGATCCGGTTTGAACCTCGAAGCAACGTGTCTTCACTTTATGCCTTTGCACTCCCTGTCTTAGCGGGCATCGCGGCGCTTGCTCTGGCAGCAATTCCAATTGCCTCTGCTGGGGGAGAAGTGTTCGCCGCCTACGGGTATATGTTCAAAGGCGCGTTCGGCTCCAAATTCGCATTTTCAGAGCTGTTGGCTCGTGCAACACCGCTCATTTTCACCGGCTTAGCAGTGAGCGTTGCCTTCCGTGCAAAGCTTTGGAATATCGGCGCAGAAGGTCAGCTCTATGTGGGAGCGCTCGCTGCTGTTGCCATCGGCTCTGGCGCTATCACAGCGCCGCCTTACATCATGATCCCGCTGATTATATTGGCAGGCATGATTGCGGGCGGCACGCTGATGTTGATACCAACACTGCTGAAAACACGTCTCGGCGCGGATGAGGTGGTAACAACTCTTCTGTTGAACTTCGTTGTGCTGCTGGTTGTGCAGATGATGCTGGAAGGTCCGATGAAAGACCCGATGGGCATGGGGTGGCCGCAGTCTGAACCGATGACAGCTGCTGCGACCCTTCCAAAAATGATGGCTCGTATGCGGGTGCATTGGGGGCTGGTGATTGCTCTGGTGTCGGCTTTGGTCATTTACGTTATGATGAAGCGCAGCGTCTGGGGATTTGAGATCCGCGCCACCGGAGAAAACGTCTCTGCTGCAAAGCATGCTGGTATCCCGGTAACGTCCACGTTTATCAAAGTCGGTTTAATTTCCGGTGCACTCGCCGGTCTTGCGGGCGTGAGTGAAGTTGCTGGTTTGAAAGGCTATTTGACTGCCGATATATCTCCGGGCTTTGGTTACACCGGTGTTGTGGTGGCAATGCTTGCAGGCCTCTCACCCATTGGTGTGGTGGTCGCTGCCATGTTCATCGCTGCCGTGTTTGTGGGAGCTGATAGCATGAGCCGTGCCATGGGCGTTTCGAGTTACATCGCAGATCTTGTGGTTGCCACGTCATTGCTTTGTGTGCTGGTTTCCAGCCTGTTCGTTCGCTTCAAGGTGCGTTTCGTGCACCCCAAAAAGACACGACTTGCCGTCAAAGGGGAGGCTTAA
- a CDS encoding BMP family protein has product MFATRLNGIVRRSVLAAVAVFAAVITVSSPAKVLAAEPLKVAAIYTVPVEQQWVGRIHQALNAAAERGEITYVYSENTANTDYERVMREYAEAGNQLIVGEAFAVERAARNVAAEYPDTAFLMGSSFPAVEPNFSVFDNFIHEPSYLSGMIAGAKTKSGKIGMIGGFAIPEVNRLMHAFMNGAKAVNPDVKFTVNFINSWYDPPKAKETAYAMIDSGADVLYAERFGVSDAAKEKGIFAIGNVIDTASDYPNTILASAIWHMEPTVDTAITAVKAGSFKAEDYGKYSFMNQGGGSLVVDDALVDAELLGKVKAVEATILDGSFTVEINDEEPKSSM; this is encoded by the coding sequence ATGTTTGCAACACGTTTGAACGGCATTGTGAGACGTTCCGTACTCGCAGCCGTGGCTGTTTTTGCGGCCGTTATTACGGTTTCTTCTCCGGCAAAGGTTTTGGCCGCTGAACCTCTCAAGGTTGCAGCTATTTATACTGTTCCTGTTGAGCAACAATGGGTTGGCCGCATTCACCAAGCGCTGAATGCAGCAGCTGAGCGCGGTGAGATCACCTACGTTTACTCCGAGAATACAGCAAACACTGATTATGAACGCGTCATGCGTGAATATGCTGAAGCGGGCAACCAGCTCATCGTAGGCGAAGCGTTTGCAGTAGAGCGTGCAGCTCGCAATGTTGCTGCGGAATACCCTGATACGGCGTTCCTTATGGGATCCTCGTTCCCGGCTGTTGAACCAAACTTCTCCGTGTTTGACAACTTCATTCACGAGCCATCCTACCTCTCCGGTATGATCGCGGGTGCGAAAACCAAGTCAGGCAAAATTGGCATGATTGGTGGCTTCGCAATTCCTGAAGTAAACCGCCTGATGCACGCATTCATGAACGGCGCTAAGGCTGTGAACCCAGATGTTAAGTTCACCGTGAACTTCATCAACTCCTGGTACGATCCGCCAAAAGCAAAAGAAACAGCTTACGCTATGATCGATTCGGGTGCGGACGTGCTTTACGCAGAACGCTTTGGTGTATCTGATGCTGCTAAAGAAAAAGGCATCTTCGCAATCGGCAACGTGATCGACACAGCTTCAGATTACCCGAACACCATTCTCGCCTCTGCGATTTGGCATATGGAACCAACTGTAGATACAGCGATTACAGCTGTTAAGGCTGGTTCCTTCAAAGCTGAAGACTACGGCAAATACTCCTTCATGAACCAAGGTGGTGGCTCATTGGTCGTCGACGATGCACTGGTTGATGCTGAGCTTCTCGGTAAAGTCAAAGCTGTTGAGGCAACCATTCTGGATGGCTCCTTCACCGTTGAGATCAACGACGAAGAACCAAAGTCCTCCATGTAA
- the narH gene encoding nitrate reductase subunit beta produces MKVRAQVGMVMNLDKCIGCHTCSVTCKNVWTNREGMEYAWFNNVETKPGIGYPKDWENQKKWNGGWIRKRNGKIIPKMGSKWRILAKIFANPDLPEIDDYYEPFDFDYEHLQSAKESAQMPTARPKSAITGERIEKIEWGPNWEEILGGEFSKRSKDYNFEGIEKEIYGEFENTFMMYLPRLCEHCLNPTCVAACPSGAIYKREDDGIVLIDQEKCRGWRMCVSGCPYKKIYFNWSSGKSEKCIFCYPRIEAGQPTVCSETCVGRIRYLGVILYDADKIEEAASTEDEKDLYEKQLEVFLDPHDPKVIEQARKDGIPEDWIKSAKASPIYKMAIDWKVAFPLHPEYRTLPMVWYIPPLSPIQSAAEAGKIGWDGDLPDVRSMRIPVRYLSNLLTAGKDEPIVTALERMLAMRSYMRSKSVDGVINETIAEKVGLTNELIEDMYKIMAIANYEDRFVIPTTHREISEDAYDARGSCGFSFGNGCSGGSDGTDLFGGTRKKTVQTPTDIFKEMR; encoded by the coding sequence ATGAAAGTCCGCGCACAAGTCGGAATGGTGATGAATCTGGATAAGTGTATTGGCTGCCACACCTGTTCCGTCACCTGTAAAAACGTTTGGACGAACCGTGAAGGCATGGAATACGCTTGGTTCAACAACGTGGAAACCAAACCCGGCATTGGCTATCCCAAAGACTGGGAAAACCAGAAGAAATGGAATGGCGGTTGGATCCGCAAGCGCAATGGTAAGATCATCCCGAAGATGGGGTCCAAATGGCGTATTCTGGCAAAGATTTTCGCCAATCCTGATCTTCCCGAAATTGATGATTATTACGAGCCCTTCGATTTCGACTATGAACATTTGCAAAGCGCTAAAGAAAGCGCACAAATGCCAACCGCTCGCCCAAAATCAGCGATTACAGGGGAGCGTATAGAAAAGATAGAATGGGGACCAAACTGGGAAGAAATCCTTGGTGGTGAGTTCTCCAAGCGTTCAAAAGATTACAATTTCGAAGGCATTGAAAAGGAAATCTACGGCGAGTTCGAAAACACCTTCATGATGTACTTGCCGCGCCTTTGTGAGCATTGCCTCAACCCAACCTGTGTTGCAGCGTGCCCCTCCGGTGCGATCTACAAACGTGAAGATGATGGTATCGTCTTGATTGATCAGGAAAAATGCCGTGGTTGGCGTATGTGTGTTTCTGGGTGCCCTTACAAGAAGATCTATTTCAACTGGTCTTCAGGCAAATCAGAAAAATGCATTTTCTGCTATCCACGCATTGAAGCCGGTCAACCAACTGTATGTTCGGAAACCTGCGTCGGTCGTATCCGGTATCTCGGTGTGATCCTTTATGACGCGGATAAGATTGAGGAGGCTGCGTCCACCGAGGATGAAAAAGACCTCTACGAGAAGCAGCTTGAAGTCTTCCTCGATCCACATGACCCAAAAGTGATTGAGCAAGCCCGAAAAGATGGCATCCCGGAAGACTGGATAAAATCGGCCAAAGCCTCTCCAATTTACAAAATGGCGATTGACTGGAAGGTGGCCTTCCCACTGCATCCAGAATACCGCACTTTGCCAATGGTTTGGTACATCCCGCCACTTTCCCCAATCCAGTCAGCAGCAGAAGCTGGCAAGATCGGTTGGGATGGTGATTTGCCGGATGTTCGCTCAATGCGCATCCCGGTTCGCTACCTCTCCAATCTTCTGACAGCCGGGAAAGACGAGCCAATCGTCACCGCATTGGAACGGATGCTCGCCATGCGCTCGTATATGCGGTCCAAGTCAGTTGATGGGGTGATCAATGAGACTATCGCCGAAAAGGTTGGCCTGACCAATGAGTTGATCGAGGACATGTACAAGATCATGGCCATCGCCAACTATGAGGATCGCTTCGTTATCCCAACCACGCACCGTGAAATCTCCGAGGATGCCTACGATGCTCGTGGCTCCTGTGGTTTCTCCTTCGGCAATGGGTGTTCTGGTGGCAGCGATGGCACAGACCTCTTTGGCGGTACACGCAAAAAGACAGTTCAAACACCAACCGATATCTTCAAGGAGATGCGCTGA
- a CDS encoding ABC transporter permease translates to MEYIDILLSANFWAAAIRIATPLIFGVLGALVCERAGVLNLGIEGIFVVGAMCGWMAVWLGAGLWGGILAAALAGAFFGLLHGILTVPLGLSQHVSGLGITMFATSVSYFTYRTALPKVTSPPRIEAFQPLDIPFLSDLPFIGPALFQQTAMTFLALAMVLLVSYVLYRTPLGLAIRAVGDNPSAVEAQGLSVFALRIGAIMAGSALMALGGAFLTMSAFDAFFFGMINGRGWICIALVVFASWRPGKALLGALLFGAFDAFQIRLQNEVGAVIPSQVFLMIPYLLSIIALVLVARKADYPRALLQPYFRGQR, encoded by the coding sequence ATGGAATACATTGATATTCTTCTCTCCGCCAATTTCTGGGCTGCTGCAATCCGCATAGCAACTCCGCTTATCTTCGGTGTGCTCGGTGCATTGGTCTGTGAACGTGCTGGTGTTCTGAATCTCGGCATCGAGGGCATTTTTGTTGTTGGCGCTATGTGTGGCTGGATGGCTGTCTGGCTTGGTGCTGGCCTGTGGGGCGGTATTCTTGCAGCCGCCTTGGCAGGGGCATTCTTTGGGTTGCTGCATGGGATATTGACAGTTCCGCTGGGTTTGTCTCAGCACGTTTCCGGGCTTGGTATAACCATGTTCGCCACCTCAGTGAGCTACTTCACCTACCGCACTGCCTTGCCAAAAGTGACCAGCCCGCCGCGTATTGAGGCATTCCAACCGCTTGATATCCCGTTCCTTTCCGACCTCCCGTTCATCGGTCCAGCTCTGTTCCAGCAAACCGCGATGACATTCCTTGCGCTCGCCATGGTCCTGTTGGTCAGTTACGTGCTCTATCGCACGCCGTTGGGTCTGGCGATCCGTGCGGTGGGGGATAACCCATCGGCTGTTGAAGCACAGGGCCTTTCCGTTTTCGCCCTGCGCATTGGCGCGATCATGGCAGGCTCTGCACTGATGGCATTGGGCGGCGCGTTCCTCACCATGTCGGCGTTTGATGCGTTCTTCTTTGGCATGATCAACGGTCGTGGTTGGATTTGTATCGCGCTGGTGGTGTTCGCAAGTTGGCGTCCGGGCAAGGCCTTGCTAGGGGCATTACTCTTTGGCGCGTTCGATGCATTCCAGATCCGTTTACAGAATGAAGTCGGTGCGGTCATTCCATCTCAGGTGTTCCTGATGATCCCGTATCTGCTTTCCATTATCGCGCTGGTTCTTGTGGCTCGCAAAGCGGATTATCCCCGCGCTCTGCTGCAACCCTATTTCCGCGGACAGCGTTAA
- a CDS encoding ABC transporter ATP-binding protein translates to MPETETGHPLLSLQNITKIFGDLVANGNVNLDLHAGKIVALLGENGAGKTTLMNILFGHYVADEGRVMVRHPSGILVDLEPGEPQAALAAGIGMVHQHFTLAENLSGLENIVLGTEKLFARKFSRSKARAKLKELMQSSGLEVDLDLRVSKLAVGERQRVEILKALYRDARILVLDEPTAVLTPQESDSLFKTLKLLAAKGMAIIFISHKMVEVLGASDRVAVLRGGRIVADLPTSECDRHMLAEVMVGHSVQTAERKPGYPEDETLIFKGVSAGEGREQIENINLALRKGEIIGLAGVSGNGQSMLAKVLSGLVEPTAGTVTLSGKPLKANAAAAIKSGVARIPEDRHHDGIVGAMSVEENLVLEEIRKPAYQRFGLLRFNEIRKRAEEAIKAYDIRCSGPLAVSRLLSGGNIQKIVLARTLDQEPAIVLAAQPSRGLDVGATADVHRRLQEARDRGAGVLLISEDLDELFQLSDRIAVIHRGHVSEPIMTEELDKKQVGLMMAGHSTKGEQAA, encoded by the coding sequence ATGCCAGAAACTGAGACCGGGCATCCGCTGCTTTCTCTGCAAAACATCACCAAGATCTTTGGAGATCTGGTTGCTAATGGAAACGTCAATCTTGACCTGCATGCGGGTAAGATTGTTGCATTGCTTGGTGAGAACGGGGCAGGTAAAACCACGCTCATGAACATCCTCTTCGGTCACTATGTGGCAGATGAGGGACGTGTCATGGTCCGTCATCCCTCTGGAATCCTTGTGGACTTGGAACCGGGTGAACCGCAGGCTGCACTTGCAGCCGGAATTGGCATGGTCCACCAACACTTCACATTGGCAGAAAATCTCTCGGGCCTAGAGAATATCGTCCTTGGCACGGAGAAGCTTTTTGCCCGTAAATTCAGCCGCTCCAAAGCGAGGGCAAAGCTCAAGGAACTGATGCAGAGTTCCGGCCTTGAAGTGGATTTAGATCTCCGTGTTTCCAAGCTCGCAGTGGGCGAGCGTCAACGCGTCGAGATCCTCAAAGCTCTGTATCGGGATGCCAGAATTTTGGTGCTGGACGAACCAACCGCGGTTCTCACGCCGCAGGAATCCGATAGTCTTTTCAAAACCCTGAAGTTGCTTGCAGCCAAAGGCATGGCCATCATCTTTATCTCCCACAAAATGGTAGAGGTTCTGGGTGCATCCGATCGCGTTGCTGTTTTGAGAGGAGGGCGCATTGTTGCTGACCTCCCGACATCTGAATGCGATCGCCATATGCTTGCAGAGGTGATGGTGGGCCATTCTGTGCAGACAGCAGAGCGCAAACCGGGGTACCCGGAGGATGAAACTCTAATCTTCAAAGGGGTGAGCGCTGGCGAAGGCCGTGAGCAGATTGAGAACATCAATCTAGCACTCCGCAAAGGCGAAATCATCGGTCTTGCAGGGGTTTCCGGTAACGGACAGAGCATGCTGGCAAAAGTCCTCTCTGGCTTGGTAGAGCCAACAGCGGGCACCGTAACGCTGAGCGGCAAACCACTCAAAGCAAATGCAGCGGCTGCCATTAAATCCGGCGTAGCGCGTATCCCAGAAGATAGACATCACGACGGCATCGTCGGAGCCATGTCTGTGGAGGAAAACCTCGTTCTGGAGGAAATCCGCAAACCTGCTTATCAGCGTTTCGGTCTGCTGCGCTTCAATGAAATTCGCAAGCGCGCTGAAGAGGCTATCAAGGCCTACGATATTCGCTGCTCCGGTCCTTTGGCCGTCTCTCGTTTACTCTCAGGTGGGAATATCCAGAAGATCGTTCTGGCAAGAACGCTGGATCAGGAGCCGGCCATTGTATTGGCAGCTCAACCATCTCGCGGGCTGGATGTTGGTGCAACGGCGGATGTTCATCGCCGTTTGCAGGAAGCGCGAGATAGAGGCGCTGGTGTTCTTCTCATCTCGGAAGATCTGGATGAACTCTTCCAACTGTCAGATCGCATCGCCGTGATCCATCGTGGTCATGTGAGCGAGCCAATAATGACGGAAGAGCTGGACAAAAAACAGGTCGGCCTGATGATGGCAGGACACTCCACCAAAGGGGAACAAGCAGCATGA
- the narI gene encoding respiratory nitrate reductase subunit gamma — protein MSGFFNTLFFGIYPYIALSVLIVGTIIRYDREPYSWRAGSSQLLRRKQLMWGSVLFHVGVLIIFFGHLVGLLTPIVLFDLVGISHGAKQVLAVVVGGIAGLMAIVGAGMLIHRRLYDARVRATSSTMDTFIICLLGFQLLLGLGTIPVSLMHLNGEEMVKFMSWAQGIFTFNGSAANNVSDASWIFKLHLFVGLTILLIFPFTRLVHMLSAPVRYLWRPGYQIVRERNSNNPRNPAE, from the coding sequence ATGTCTGGCTTCTTCAACACGTTGTTCTTCGGAATATATCCGTACATCGCCCTTTCGGTTTTGATTGTGGGAACAATCATCCGGTATGACCGCGAGCCTTATAGTTGGCGAGCCGGCTCAAGCCAGCTCCTCCGCCGCAAGCAGCTGATGTGGGGATCCGTCCTCTTCCATGTGGGCGTGCTGATTATCTTCTTCGGCCACCTCGTCGGCTTGCTTACCCCAATCGTCTTGTTTGATCTGGTCGGCATCAGCCATGGTGCCAAGCAGGTTCTAGCCGTTGTTGTTGGCGGTATCGCAGGCCTTATGGCGATTGTTGGCGCAGGAATGCTCATTCATCGCAGGCTTTATGATGCAAGGGTTCGCGCCACGTCCAGCACCATGGACACCTTCATCATCTGCTTACTGGGCTTCCAGTTGCTGTTAGGTCTGGGAACGATCCCAGTTTCTCTCATGCATCTGAATGGCGAAGAGATGGTGAAGTTTATGAGCTGGGCGCAAGGTATATTCACCTTTAACGGCAGTGCCGCAAATAATGTGAGTGATGCATCCTGGATCTTTAAGCTACACCTCTTTGTGGGCTTAACAATCCTGCTGATCTTTCCGTTCACACGCTTGGTTCACATGCTCAGCGCACCTGTCCGGTACCTATGGCGTCCCGGCTATCAAATTGTGCGCGAACGCAATTCCAACAATCCACGTAATCCGGCAGAGTGA